From a single Anaerolineales bacterium genomic region:
- a CDS encoding response regulator, producing the protein MRKLKILVADDESLIRMGLKTMLSGLGHEVLTAADGHEALSLFHARALDLAILDIRMPFTDGLEAAQAMCRRRPIPVLILTAHGEQDLIEKAAALPIQGYLIKPVDERGLAAAIEVAVSRFEESRRLASETSEIREDLESRKVVERAKGRLMQRGKSEEEAYSQIQERARSRRIPMRRAAEELLRAPAQPPDP; encoded by the coding sequence ATGAGAAAATTGAAGATCCTCGTCGCCGACGACGAATCGCTGATCCGGATGGGGTTGAAGACGATGCTTTCCGGATTGGGGCACGAGGTGCTGACCGCCGCCGACGGCCACGAAGCCTTGAGCCTTTTCCACGCCCGCGCCTTGGACCTGGCGATCCTCGACATCCGCATGCCGTTCACCGACGGGCTGGAAGCGGCCCAGGCGATGTGCCGCCGCCGGCCGATCCCGGTGCTGATCCTGACCGCCCACGGCGAACAGGACCTGATTGAAAAGGCCGCCGCGCTCCCGATTCAGGGGTATCTGATCAAGCCGGTGGACGAACGCGGCCTGGCGGCGGCGATCGAGGTGGCGGTATCGCGGTTTGAAGAATCCCGGCGGCTCGCAAGCGAAACGTCGGAAATCCGCGAAGACCTGGAATCCCGCAAAGTGGTGGAGCGGGCCAAGGGGCGGCTGATGCAGAGAGGCAAATCGGAGGAAGAAGCCTACAGCCAGATTCAGGAACGAGCCCGCTCGCGGCGGATCCCCATGCGCCGGGCTGCGGAAGAATTGCTTCGCGCACCGGCCCAACCTCCTGACCCCTGA
- a CDS encoding glutamine synthetase III, producing the protein MPELNELFGSNVFTDAKMKERLPKPAYQALRKTIDRGVALDPWVAEVVAGAMKEWAVEMGATHFTHWFQPLTGYTAEKHDSFISPSSNGKVMLEFSGKELIRGEPDASSFPSGGLRATFEARGYTAWDCTSPAFLKDHALCIPTAFVSYTGETLDKKTPLLRSMDALSKQALRILRLFGNTAAEKVTTTVGPEQEYFLIDKSTYDRRKDLILAGRTLFGAKPAKGQELEDHYFGQIKERVSAFMEELNQELWRLGILAKTQHNEVAPAQHELAPIFSSTNLATDHNQLVMAFMQKVARRHGLVCLLHEKPFAGVNGSGKHNNWSMATDDGQNLLDPGTTPHENMQFLVFLMAVIAAVDDYADLLRVSAATPGNDHRLGANEAPPAIISVFLGEQLTDILAQLENGGATNSKQGGTLNLGASTLPPLPKDNTDRNRTSPFAFTGNKFEFRMVGSSASIAMPNFVLNAIVAETLSQFADRLEKAKDLKSEVRALLRESARTHKKVIFNGNNYSEDWVKDAEKRGLPNIRSTVAATQALAEKKNIALMEKHGILSKAELESRREIMLEGYVKTIRIEALTMLEMAKRQILPAAVEYISDLAESIREVKAAGVEAETSAQAETLREVSTVAASFKNNVARLESKLAEADAVDGGAYPQACAFRDSVFTQMALLREDGDKLEALVSAEVWPYPTYSDMLFNI; encoded by the coding sequence ATGCCGGAGTTAAACGAACTGTTCGGTTCCAACGTGTTCACCGACGCCAAGATGAAGGAGCGGCTTCCCAAGCCCGCCTACCAGGCTCTGCGCAAGACGATCGACCGGGGCGTGGCGCTCGATCCGTGGGTGGCCGAGGTGGTCGCCGGAGCGATGAAGGAATGGGCGGTGGAGATGGGCGCCACCCACTTCACCCATTGGTTCCAGCCGCTGACGGGCTACACCGCCGAAAAGCACGATTCCTTCATCAGCCCCTCCTCCAACGGCAAAGTCATGCTGGAGTTCTCCGGCAAGGAGCTGATCCGCGGCGAACCGGACGCCTCGTCGTTCCCATCCGGAGGCCTGCGGGCCACCTTCGAAGCCCGCGGCTACACCGCCTGGGATTGCACCTCGCCGGCCTTCCTCAAGGACCACGCCCTGTGCATCCCGACGGCGTTTGTCTCCTACACCGGGGAGACGCTGGATAAAAAGACGCCGCTGCTGCGCTCGATGGACGCACTTTCCAAGCAGGCTCTGCGGATTCTGCGGCTGTTCGGCAACACCGCCGCCGAGAAGGTGACCACCACGGTCGGCCCGGAACAGGAGTATTTCCTGATCGACAAATCGACCTACGACCGGCGCAAGGACCTGATCCTCGCCGGACGGACCCTGTTCGGCGCCAAGCCGGCCAAGGGCCAGGAGCTGGAGGACCATTACTTCGGCCAGATCAAGGAACGCGTCTCGGCCTTCATGGAGGAGCTCAACCAGGAGCTGTGGCGGCTGGGGATCCTCGCCAAAACCCAGCACAACGAAGTCGCCCCCGCCCAGCACGAACTGGCGCCGATTTTTTCCAGCACCAACCTCGCCACCGACCACAACCAGCTGGTGATGGCCTTCATGCAGAAGGTCGCCCGGCGGCACGGCTTGGTGTGCCTGCTGCACGAGAAGCCTTTCGCCGGCGTCAACGGCTCCGGCAAGCACAACAACTGGTCGATGGCAACCGACGACGGGCAGAACCTGCTGGATCCGGGGACGACGCCGCACGAGAACATGCAGTTCCTGGTCTTCCTCATGGCGGTGATCGCCGCGGTCGACGACTACGCCGACCTGCTGCGGGTCTCGGCCGCCACGCCGGGCAACGACCACCGCTTGGGCGCCAACGAGGCTCCGCCGGCGATCATCTCGGTCTTCCTCGGCGAACAGCTGACCGACATCCTCGCCCAATTGGAGAACGGCGGCGCGACGAACTCGAAGCAGGGCGGCACCCTGAACCTGGGCGCCTCCACGCTCCCGCCGCTGCCCAAAGACAACACCGACCGCAACCGCACCTCGCCCTTCGCCTTCACCGGCAACAAATTCGAGTTCCGGATGGTGGGCTCGTCGGCTTCGATCGCCATGCCCAACTTCGTCCTCAACGCGATCGTAGCCGAAACCCTCAGCCAGTTCGCGGACCGGCTGGAAAAGGCCAAGGACCTGAAATCCGAGGTCCGGGCGCTGCTGCGGGAATCCGCGCGGACCCACAAGAAGGTGATCTTCAACGGCAACAACTACTCCGAAGACTGGGTCAAGGACGCCGAAAAACGCGGCCTGCCCAACATCCGCTCGACCGTCGCCGCGACGCAGGCGCTGGCCGAGAAAAAGAACATCGCCCTGATGGAAAAGCACGGGATTCTGAGCAAGGCCGAGTTGGAATCCCGCCGGGAAATCATGCTGGAGGGTTACGTCAAGACGATCCGGATCGAGGCATTGACGATGCTGGAGATGGCCAAGCGGCAGATCCTTCCCGCCGCCGTGGAGTACATCTCCGATCTCGCCGAATCGATCCGCGAGGTGAAAGCCGCCGGGGTCGAGGCCGAAACCAGCGCGCAGGCCGAGACTCTGCGGGAAGTCTCCACGGTTGCGGCCTCGTTCAAGAATAACGTCGCGCGGTTGGAATCCAAGCTGGCGGAAGCCGATGCCGTGGACGGCGGCGCCTATCCGCAGGCTTGCGCCTTCCGCGATTCCGTGTTCACCCAGATGGCGCTCCTGCGCGAGGACGGCGACAAGCTGGAAGCGCTGGTCAGCGCGGAGGTTTGGCCGTATCCGACCTACAGCGATATGCTGTTCAATATCTGA
- a CDS encoding N-6 DNA methylase, which yields MAFTFDQSKDEIARLIKHFSAHRAAYQASGYKEAHVRQEFIDPLFMALNWDVRNQQQAAPEYREVVVEDSLDMGRNEAHRAPDYVFRVGRERKFFAEAKKPGVDIKTSLSPAYQLRRYAWSAKLPLSVLTDFQEWSAYDCRIRPSDKDKSSTARLNYITYEEYPDRWHEVWDVFSREAVRSGSFDAFAQAGRGRRGTSEVDAEFLKEIEGWRNALARNIALRNPDLTIDELNDAVQRTIDRIIFLRMAEDRGVEPYGRLQKLAEGDEIYAGLIAMCRQADSRYNSGLFDFSKTGDSVTPDLVLDDKALEPILADLYFPKSPYAFNVLPVEILGNVYEQFLGKVIRLTAGHQAKVEEKPEVKKAGGVYYTPAYIVEYIVKNAVGKQVEGKSPKQLKGFRVLDMACGSGSFLLGAYQYLMDHYLGWYTANEPEKNKNAVWKYRDTWKLTTAEKKRILTEHIFGVDIDRQAAEVTKLSLLIKVLEGESDESLSRQRQMELLPERALPNLDKNIKCGNSLIGPDYFAGRLMPDPEELRRVNPFDWAAEFPEAMQAGGFDCVIGNPPYGADYTEKEKEYFQGQFIYRKGKPETYIFFFERGFNLLKSSGCLGYITPNAWLTNHYGAQLRRYLLSKGFFYHLVDLEPTKVFQKAIVDTVISIITNRKKLDDASLTSISKGTKDHRIEYKFTISQSIWKDDKQSIINLQANPIEISLLTKMNCDGGTLGDLVDYSQGVIPYKTKEDGEANRYIAEKPRGLGWYPLLESASQLRRFEIDAPTAYIHYGNWLWCPRDPKYFKQPKILFHRLRKKLPRQLIGACDFSGAVNRHSLSNLILQPELPIESLFAVLGLFNSTLANWWFVKKYGLLMEVGGFKISELPLPLNWMQDQEKMIVIVKQMIDIHKQKKVAKDIIEEERLQRLIDSTDSQIDALVYELYELTSEEIAIVEGSQ from the coding sequence ATGGCATTCACCTTCGATCAATCCAAAGACGAGATCGCCAGGCTGATAAAGCATTTTTCGGCCCACCGGGCGGCCTATCAGGCTTCCGGGTACAAGGAAGCGCACGTGCGTCAGGAGTTCATCGACCCGCTGTTCATGGCGCTCAATTGGGACGTGCGCAACCAACAACAGGCCGCGCCGGAGTACCGCGAGGTTGTCGTCGAAGATTCACTGGATATGGGAAGAAACGAGGCTCACCGCGCTCCGGATTACGTGTTTCGGGTGGGGCGGGAGCGCAAATTCTTCGCCGAAGCCAAGAAGCCGGGCGTCGACATCAAAACCTCGCTCTCCCCGGCGTATCAATTGCGGCGCTATGCCTGGAGCGCCAAACTGCCGCTGTCGGTCCTCACCGATTTTCAGGAGTGGTCCGCCTACGATTGCCGGATCCGGCCTTCGGACAAGGATAAATCCTCCACGGCGCGTCTGAACTACATAACCTATGAGGAGTATCCCGACCGCTGGCACGAGGTCTGGGACGTTTTTTCGCGCGAGGCGGTGCGGAGCGGTTCCTTCGATGCTTTCGCCCAAGCCGGCCGGGGACGGCGCGGAACGTCGGAAGTGGACGCCGAATTCCTGAAGGAAATCGAAGGCTGGCGCAACGCGCTCGCGCGCAATATCGCCCTGCGAAACCCCGACCTCACGATCGACGAGCTGAACGACGCCGTTCAGCGGACGATCGACCGGATCATCTTTCTGCGCATGGCGGAGGACCGCGGTGTGGAGCCCTACGGCCGCCTGCAGAAGCTGGCCGAAGGCGACGAAATCTACGCCGGACTGATCGCGATGTGCCGCCAGGCGGATTCGCGCTACAACTCCGGACTGTTCGATTTCTCCAAGACCGGCGACAGTGTCACGCCGGACCTGGTGCTGGACGATAAGGCGCTCGAGCCGATCCTCGCCGACCTGTACTTTCCGAAATCGCCTTATGCCTTCAACGTACTGCCGGTGGAGATCCTGGGCAACGTGTACGAGCAGTTCCTTGGCAAGGTCATCCGGCTCACAGCCGGACATCAGGCCAAGGTCGAGGAAAAACCGGAGGTTAAAAAGGCGGGGGGCGTATATTACACTCCCGCGTACATCGTCGAGTACATCGTCAAAAACGCGGTCGGCAAACAGGTGGAAGGAAAGAGCCCGAAACAGCTGAAAGGTTTCCGGGTTCTGGACATGGCCTGCGGATCCGGATCTTTCCTCCTGGGCGCGTATCAATATCTGATGGATCATTACCTCGGCTGGTACACGGCGAACGAACCGGAGAAGAACAAAAACGCCGTTTGGAAATATCGGGATACCTGGAAATTGACCACCGCCGAAAAGAAGCGCATCCTGACCGAGCACATTTTCGGAGTCGATATCGACCGGCAGGCGGCGGAAGTCACCAAGCTCAGCCTGCTGATCAAGGTTCTGGAGGGCGAGAGCGACGAGAGCCTGAGCCGGCAGAGGCAGATGGAACTGCTCCCCGAGCGCGCGCTCCCCAACCTGGATAAGAACATCAAGTGCGGCAACAGCCTGATCGGGCCGGATTACTTCGCCGGCCGGCTTATGCCCGATCCGGAGGAATTGCGGCGCGTAAACCCGTTCGATTGGGCGGCGGAGTTTCCAGAGGCAATGCAGGCGGGCGGATTTGATTGCGTGATTGGTAATCCGCCGTATGGTGCTGATTACACAGAAAAGGAAAAAGAATACTTTCAAGGTCAATTTATATACCGAAAAGGAAAACCTGAAACATACATCTTCTTTTTCGAGAGGGGCTTCAATTTATTGAAATCGTCCGGATGCCTTGGATATATCACACCAAATGCTTGGTTAACGAACCATTATGGTGCGCAATTGCGGCGTTATTTACTTTCGAAAGGTTTCTTCTATCATCTTGTTGACCTTGAGCCAACTAAAGTTTTTCAAAAAGCAATTGTTGATACCGTCATCTCAATTATTACCAATAGAAAGAAATTGGATGATGCATCGCTTACATCTATTTCTAAAGGAACTAAAGATCATCGAATTGAATATAAATTTACAATAAGCCAATCAATATGGAAAGATGATAAGCAAAGCATCATTAATCTACAAGCAAATCCAATTGAGATATCCCTTTTAACAAAAATGAATTGTGACGGGGGAACTTTGGGAGATTTGGTGGATTATTCGCAAGGCGTAATCCCTTATAAGACAAAAGAAGATGGTGAAGCTAATCGATACATCGCAGAAAAACCAAGAGGTCTTGGTTGGTATCCTTTACTTGAAAGTGCATCACAGCTTAGGAGATTTGAAATTGATGCACCTACTGCATACATACACTATGGTAATTGGTTATGGTGCCCACGAGACCCCAAATATTTCAAACAACCAAAAATATTATTCCACCGACTTCGGAAAAAGTTACCCAGACAGTTAATCGGAGCATGCGATTTCAGCGGTGCGGTGAATCGCCATTCACTTTCAAACCTAATATTGCAACCCGAATTGCCTATCGAATCATTGTTCGCGGTATTAGGTTTATTCAACTCGACATTAGCTAATTGGTGGTTTGTGAAGAAGTATGGGTTATTGATGGAGGTTGGTGGATTTAAAATATCCGAACTACCACTTCCACTAAATTGGATGCAGGATCAAGAAAAAATGATAGTGATCGTTAAGCAGATGATTGATATTCACAAACAAAAAAAGGTCGCGAAGGATATTATTGAAGAGGAGCGTCTTCAGCGATTGATTGACTCCACCGACTCTCAAATAGACGCTTTAGTTTATGAATTGTATGAATTGACATCAGAAGAGATTGCGATAGTGGAAGGCTCGCAATAA
- a CDS encoding APC family permease, producing MEANSSPTTMRKTLGLTGVTVNAMALIAPGAFLWITFQLQAAAGVNAAGMEKDIWSGVFFALIIAFLTALSFAELARKYPEAGAGGSYYFADKAFLDREKPAHRRFARISKFVVGWAAHLFYWVYPGVMVAMMATLVSYLCGQFGIAVPPWGLVLIAAAFSAFVGFIAVRGINGSTVVSLVINIIQLVSLVGFSVLAIAFRLSNPLGATEWVHPTAVSVVLPHNFASMLFQSTIAILILVGFESATSLAAEAKNPKRDIPRGVILSLAIQGLFAYLLQYFAANFAISEKLTATASDGTAVSGMEAAAASGAPIGDLVRLIGDAMLGGNGFALMIIIAFTVALAVLGTTLAAMNTAVRISFAMAQDKEMPGLMGILHGRYATPYIGIWLLVAVSAVFGAVGSQNVTALTGITLASNFGTFVLYALICALTFIAFAGRRDFRFGKHLIVPGLGLIGNVGMLLAIAGVGLASGGTSQAATVIGLGIAALWALASGAYLVWNSRAQGKAILPAVAASES from the coding sequence ATGGAAGCCAATTCGAGCCCAACCACGATGCGCAAGACCCTCGGCCTGACCGGGGTGACGGTCAACGCGATGGCGCTGATCGCGCCGGGGGCGTTCCTGTGGATCACGTTCCAGTTGCAGGCCGCCGCCGGCGTCAACGCCGCCGGCATGGAGAAGGACATCTGGAGCGGCGTGTTCTTCGCGCTGATCATCGCGTTTCTCACGGCGCTTTCCTTTGCCGAGCTGGCGCGCAAATACCCCGAAGCCGGCGCCGGCGGCTCCTACTACTTCGCCGACAAAGCCTTTTTGGACCGCGAAAAGCCGGCCCACCGGCGTTTCGCCCGCATTTCCAAATTCGTCGTCGGCTGGGCGGCGCACCTTTTCTACTGGGTCTACCCCGGGGTGATGGTGGCGATGATGGCGACGCTGGTATCTTACCTGTGCGGCCAGTTCGGGATAGCCGTCCCGCCGTGGGGCCTGGTGCTGATCGCCGCCGCGTTTTCGGCCTTCGTGGGCTTTATCGCGGTGCGCGGGATCAACGGCTCCACCGTCGTCAGCCTGGTGATCAACATCATCCAACTCGTGTCGTTGGTCGGGTTTTCGGTCCTGGCGATCGCATTCCGCCTGTCCAATCCGCTCGGCGCGACGGAATGGGTGCATCCGACGGCCGTTTCGGTGGTGCTGCCGCACAACTTTGCGTCCATGCTGTTCCAATCAACGATCGCCATCCTGATCCTGGTCGGATTTGAATCAGCCACCTCGCTGGCCGCGGAAGCCAAAAATCCGAAGCGCGACATCCCGCGCGGGGTGATCCTTTCCTTGGCGATCCAGGGGCTGTTCGCCTACCTGCTGCAATACTTCGCCGCCAACTTCGCCATTTCCGAGAAGCTGACGGCGACCGCGTCCGACGGCACCGCCGTCTCCGGGATGGAGGCCGCCGCGGCCTCCGGGGCGCCGATCGGCGACTTGGTCCGGCTGATCGGCGACGCCATGCTGGGCGGTAACGGCTTCGCCCTGATGATCATCATCGCCTTCACCGTCGCGCTGGCGGTGCTCGGCACGACCCTGGCGGCGATGAATACCGCGGTCCGGATCTCCTTCGCCATGGCGCAAGACAAAGAGATGCCCGGTTTAATGGGGATCCTGCACGGCCGGTACGCCACCCCCTACATCGGAATCTGGCTGCTGGTGGCCGTCTCGGCGGTATTCGGCGCCGTCGGGTCGCAGAACGTGACCGCCCTGACGGGAATCACCCTGGCTTCGAATTTCGGCACGTTTGTGTTGTACGCCCTGATTTGCGCCTTGACCTTCATCGCCTTCGCGGGGCGGCGTGATTTCCGCTTCGGAAAGCACCTGATCGTTCCCGGCCTCGGACTGATCGGAAACGTCGGCATGCTGCTGGCCATCGCCGGAGTGGGCTTGGCCAGCGGAGGAACCTCCCAGGCGGCGACGGTCATCGGGCTGGGCATCGCCGCCCTGTGGGCCCTGGCGAGCGGCGCCTACTTGGTTTGGAACAGCCGCGCCCAGGGCAAGGCGATCCTACCCGCGGTCGCGGCCTCGGAATCCTGA
- a CDS encoding serine/threonine-protein phosphatase gives MEQYHLQTTTSVIPSAGAPLRSLLSTAAEVPGILTAAGISDTGTRRDENQDGFRMAGAAARNGRMRALFAVADGMGGLAQGRFASHVALQVFFESFLRNHSSSVVRAMRTAVEEADFGLQQAMRQLGIPRMGTTLTAACLEDGRLHLLHVGDSRAYQIRGGGIECLTHDHTTVGEMVRLHVLGPEKVRAHERRSELTRGLGLSLFLRPDTATRDLHGDDRILLCTDGVWSALEDGEIAACSAGAASPLEFGRSLIDLALERGSDDNVSAIVIQAKSPAPARSAAGGLWGRLFRHRTGH, from the coding sequence ATGGAACAATATCATCTTCAAACGACCACCTCCGTCATCCCATCCGCGGGAGCGCCGCTGCGATCCCTGCTTTCCACGGCGGCGGAAGTCCCCGGAATCCTCACCGCCGCCGGGATCAGCGACACCGGCACGCGCCGCGACGAAAATCAGGACGGCTTCCGGATGGCCGGCGCAGCCGCAAGGAACGGCCGGATGCGCGCGCTGTTCGCCGTCGCGGACGGGATGGGCGGGCTGGCGCAGGGACGGTTCGCCAGCCACGTCGCCCTGCAGGTTTTCTTTGAATCGTTCCTGCGCAATCACTCCTCCTCCGTCGTCCGAGCCATGCGGACTGCCGTCGAAGAGGCGGATTTCGGCCTGCAACAGGCGATGCGCCAACTGGGGATCCCGCGGATGGGAACGACCCTCACCGCCGCCTGCCTGGAAGATGGCCGCTTGCACCTTCTGCACGTCGGCGACAGCCGGGCCTACCAAATCCGCGGCGGCGGGATCGAATGCCTGACCCACGATCACACAACGGTGGGCGAAATGGTCCGCCTGCACGTCCTCGGCCCGGAAAAAGTCCGCGCCCACGAACGGCGCTCCGAACTGACGCGGGGGCTCGGCCTCAGCCTGTTCCTCCGGCCGGACACCGCCACCCGGGACCTGCACGGAGACGACCGGATTCTGCTGTGCACCGACGGCGTGTGGTCGGCGTTGGAGGACGGCGAGATCGCGGCTTGTTCCGCCGGCGCGGCTTCGCCCCTGGAGTTCGGACGGTCGTTGATCGATCTGGCGCTGGAACGCGGCAGCGACGACAACGTTTCGGCGATCGTCATTCAGGCCAAGTCGCCGGCGCCGGCGCGATCCGCCGCAGGCGGCCTCTGGGGCCGGCTCTTCCGGCACAGGACCGGGCACTGA
- a CDS encoding serine/threonine protein kinase, which produces MLKSGDRFDRYEIQTHLVRGGMGDIYRAFDPVEQRDVILKIPDASGVGDPVLFERFRRELETVQTLDHPMIQKGLGSGVFERIPYLVAEYVEGRSLRDLLYSEAPLPPGRATGLIRMIADGIAYCHEQGVIHRDLKPENILITPAGRPVILDFGLALTRKGRRVTYPKFSSAAGTPEYMAPEQVDGRRGDARTDEYALGVMLYEMLAGHPPFDGDNPMAVMAQQLYHPIPRLDRDMPSVPKPLAAVVTRCLQKKPEDRFPDVRALLEALENPETVDLAILETAGGKPSGTSYLRNQVVLALAISFGLLLFVALAALFLQSLRPGG; this is translated from the coding sequence ATGTTGAAATCCGGCGACCGATTTGACCGTTATGAAATCCAAACCCACCTCGTGCGCGGCGGAATGGGCGACATCTACCGCGCCTTCGATCCGGTGGAACAGCGGGACGTGATCTTGAAAATTCCGGACGCCTCGGGGGTGGGGGATCCGGTGTTGTTCGAGCGGTTCCGGCGCGAGCTCGAAACCGTCCAGACCCTCGACCACCCGATGATCCAGAAAGGATTGGGGTCGGGCGTCTTCGAGAGGATTCCATACCTCGTTGCGGAGTACGTGGAAGGGCGCTCCCTGCGCGACCTGCTCTACTCCGAAGCCCCGCTGCCGCCCGGGCGGGCGACCGGCCTGATCCGGATGATCGCCGACGGGATCGCCTATTGCCACGAACAGGGAGTGATTCACCGCGATTTAAAACCGGAAAACATCCTCATCACCCCCGCCGGGCGGCCGGTGATTCTGGATTTCGGTTTGGCGCTGACGCGCAAGGGCCGGCGGGTGACCTATCCGAAATTCTCCTCCGCCGCCGGAACCCCCGAATACATGGCCCCCGAACAGGTGGACGGCCGGCGGGGGGACGCGCGCACCGACGAATACGCCCTGGGAGTCATGCTGTACGAGATGCTGGCGGGGCATCCGCCCTTCGACGGGGACAATCCGATGGCGGTGATGGCGCAGCAGTTGTACCATCCGATCCCGCGCCTGGACCGGGACATGCCGTCGGTGCCGAAGCCGCTCGCCGCTGTCGTCACCCGCTGCCTGCAAAAGAAGCCGGAGGACCGCTTTCCGGACGTGCGCGCCCTGCTCGAGGCCCTCGAGAATCCGGAGACGGTCGACCTCGCCATTTTGGAAACGGCCGGAGGCAAACCTTCCGGCACTTCCTATTTGCGGAACCAAGTGGTCCTGGCGCTCGCAATCAGCTTCGGATTATTGCTGTTCGTGGCGCTGGCGGCGCTGTTCCTGCAATCGCTGCGCCCGGGAGGGTGA
- a CDS encoding P-II family nitrogen regulator, with amino-acid sequence MTKKIEAIIRTEKLEDVKTALHQIGIVGMNVVEIRGHGRQGGIKLSGRNGDYTVDLLPRLQVNIVLSDHNLDKAVEAIRASAATGSIGDGLIFVYPVEDVIRIRTGERGREALHYAGDIDEKRERLGEAIGDKAGAEPIMDDILEYCE; translated from the coding sequence ATGACCAAGAAAATCGAGGCCATCATCCGCACCGAGAAACTGGAGGACGTGAAGACCGCCCTGCACCAGATCGGGATCGTCGGCATGAACGTGGTCGAGATCCGCGGCCACGGGCGGCAAGGGGGGATCAAACTATCCGGGCGCAACGGCGATTACACGGTCGATCTGCTGCCCCGGCTGCAGGTCAACATCGTCCTGAGCGACCACAACCTCGACAAGGCGGTCGAGGCGATCCGCGCTTCGGCCGCGACGGGCAGCATCGGGGACGGGTTGATCTTCGTCTATCCGGTCGAGGACGTGATCCGGATCCGCACCGGCGAGCGCGGCCGCGAGGCGCTGCACTACGCCGGCGATATCGACGAGAAGCGCGAGCGGTTGGGCGAGGCGATCGGCGACAAGGCCGGAGCGGAGCCGATCATGGACGACATCCTCGAATATTGCGAGTGA
- a CDS encoding ammonium transporter, protein MLVSTALVLMMTPALAFFYGGMVRRKNILSTLNLSFITIALISLQWVLVGYSLAFGTGGGGLFGGLNYLGLAGVGAEPNPDYAATIPHLAFMAFQMMFAVITPALITGAFVERVKWKTYLLFTLLWAALIYDPVAHWVWGTGGFLRTMGALDFAGGTVVHILAGFSALAFALVIGKRKGYGEAPMEPHNIPFTVLGAGLLWMGWFGFNGGSALAANGTAVSALVTTNTAAAAAALSWMLITWRRNKPSVLGTVTGAVVGLVAITPAAGYVTPLAAAVIGALASPISLGAIKLRQKMGLDESLDVWACHGVGGTWGAVATGLFAVKAVNPAGADGLLAGNPSQFLIQAAAAAVSILFAFGATYLLARILKATVGLRVSRDEEEVGLDISEHGELAYA, encoded by the coding sequence ATGCTGGTTTCCACCGCGCTCGTACTGATGATGACGCCGGCGCTGGCGTTCTTCTACGGGGGGATGGTCCGGCGCAAGAACATTCTCTCCACATTGAATCTCAGTTTCATCACCATCGCGCTGATCAGCCTGCAGTGGGTGCTGGTCGGCTACTCGCTCGCCTTCGGCACGGGCGGGGGCGGTCTCTTCGGCGGGCTGAACTACCTCGGATTGGCCGGCGTGGGCGCAGAGCCGAATCCCGACTACGCCGCGACGATCCCGCACCTGGCGTTTATGGCTTTCCAAATGATGTTCGCCGTCATTACCCCGGCGCTGATCACCGGGGCGTTTGTCGAACGGGTGAAATGGAAAACCTATCTGCTGTTTACGCTTCTCTGGGCCGCCCTAATATACGATCCGGTGGCGCATTGGGTGTGGGGCACCGGCGGCTTCCTGCGCACCATGGGCGCGCTGGATTTCGCCGGCGGAACGGTGGTCCACATCCTGGCCGGCTTCTCGGCGTTGGCCTTCGCGCTGGTGATCGGAAAGCGCAAGGGATACGGGGAGGCGCCGATGGAGCCTCACAACATTCCTTTTACCGTGCTCGGCGCCGGCCTGTTGTGGATGGGATGGTTCGGGTTCAACGGCGGCAGCGCCCTCGCGGCGAACGGCACGGCGGTGAGCGCCCTGGTGACGACGAACACCGCGGCGGCGGCCGCCGCGCTCAGTTGGATGCTGATCACCTGGCGGCGGAACAAGCCGAGTGTCCTGGGGACCGTCACCGGGGCGGTGGTCGGGCTGGTGGCGATCACGCCGGCCGCCGGCTACGTCACCCCGTTGGCGGCGGCGGTCATCGGAGCGCTGGCTTCCCCGATCAGCTTGGGGGCGATCAAACTGCGCCAAAAAATGGGCTTGGATGAATCCCTCGACGTCTGGGCTTGCCACGGCGTGGGCGGAACCTGGGGCGCCGTCGCCACCGGGTTGTTTGCCGTGAAGGCTGTCAACCCGGCCGGCGCGGACGGACTGCTGGCCGGCAATCCCTCGCAATTCCTGATCCAGGCGGCGGCCGCGGCGGTTTCGATCCTGTTCGCTTTCGGCGCAACCTACCTGCTGGCCCGCATCCTCAAAGCGACGGTCGGCTTGCGGGTATCCCGGGACGAGGAGGAAGTCGGGTTGGACATCAGCGAGCACGGCGAGCTGGCGTATGCGTGA